From a region of the bacterium genome:
- a CDS encoding ArsC/Spx/MgsR family protein, with product MPIIQIFGTNKCQNTKAAQRFFKERRVPIQFIDLAEKGLSEGEFQSIKKAVGLENMLDREGKEYQKQNLKYITFDVEAKLKSNPLLLKTPVVRQSPKATVGYVPETWKQWLAQS from the coding sequence ATGCCAATCATCCAGATCTTCGGAACCAACAAATGCCAGAACACCAAGGCTGCCCAGCGTTTTTTCAAGGAACGGCGGGTGCCGATACAATTCATTGATCTTGCTGAAAAGGGCTTGAGCGAGGGCGAGTTTCAGAGCATCAAGAAGGCGGTGGGGTTGGAGAATATGCTGGACAGGGAGGGCAAGGAATATCAAAAGCAAAATCTCAAATACATTACTTTCGATGTCGAGGCCAAGCTCAAGAGTAATCCGCTGCTCTTAAAAACACCCGTTGTCAGACAATCACCTAAGGCCACGGTGGGCTATGTGCCGGAGACTTGGAAACAGTGGCTGGCGCAGAGTTGA
- a CDS encoding prolyl oligopeptidase family serine peptidase — protein MKNYFLIAVFCLPLSAFAQQDHFYTPKNLKANAPALIITSCTGATKADLDSNKAIADKLGWVLATCAGTKNHQDASLNDRYIYATYQSLISKYQIDQSRVYIYGFSGQAVQAMMAVFLHPSKFKGAVAICAHAGAMQYANWEMLRDKRFYLVSRERDWNLNDNKQIHQAFLENSISDTLIITPGQHGPKTRRELFEGCKWLNNPNPRPLPPGEGE, from the coding sequence ATGAAGAACTATTTTCTTATAGCTGTATTTTGTTTACCTTTATCTGCCTTCGCCCAGCAGGATCATTTCTATACCCCTAAGAACCTTAAAGCCAATGCCCCGGCCCTGATCATCACCTCCTGCACCGGCGCCACCAAGGCCGACCTAGACAGCAACAAGGCCATCGCCGATAAACTGGGCTGGGTCCTGGCAACGTGCGCCGGAACAAAAAATCATCAGGATGCGTCTCTCAACGATCGCTATATATATGCTACCTATCAAAGCCTAATTTCCAAATACCAAATTGACCAATCACGAGTGTACATCTACGGCTTCTCCGGCCAGGCGGTGCAGGCCATGATGGCGGTTTTCTTGCATCCCTCAAAGTTCAAAGGAGCGGTGGCCATCTGCGCCCATGCCGGGGCCATGCAATATGCCAACTGGGAGATGCTGAGGGACAAACGCTTCTATCTGGTCTCCCGGGAGCGGGACTGGAACCTGAACGACAATAAACAAATTCACCAGGCTTTTCTGGAGAACAGTATTTCCGATACTTTGATCATCACCCCCGGCCAGCACGGACCCAAGACCAGGAGGGAGTTGTTCGAGGGGTGCAAGTGGTTAAATAACCCCAACCCCCGTCCCCTTCCCCCGGGGGAAGGGGAGTAA